Part of the Merismopedia glauca CCAP 1448/3 genome, CCCTTTTCGGGAGTGTAAGTACTATTTATTCCTATTAAATTTCTAAATTCGCTGCTAGGACGAGTGTAAGCGCCAGATTTGTCGCGAGGTGCCAGACGAGACATCATTAAGTGCCACATGGAACTCCATACCCATCTACCAGTTTGGACGATTAATTTTGAGGGTACGGTGCTTTTGTTTCTGGATTTGGGCGAGGATGCGCTCATAGCAGTTCTCAGGAACTAACATATCTAATCTAATAAATCGTAGAGTAGATTGACGATCGCCAATCATTAAAAGTGAATATTAGCGGTACGAATAGAACGGTGATGTATTACTTTCTGGCTTATTAATATGCGCTTTGAGCCATCCACGCAATCCCCAACCCCAAGATTGAACCGACAATGACTTGGATGGGGGTATGTCCCAATAATTCCTTCAATCTGTCTTCATTGAAATTGGGGTGTTCTTGAAACAACTCATCCATAATTTGATTGAGGATACGGGCTTGTTTCCCTGCGGCTTGACGGACACCAGCCGCATCATACATGACAATCACAGCAAAAATGGTAGCGATCGCAAAATCCGAGCTAGTCCACCCCATCGTGTATCCTACCCCAAAGGCTAAAGCTGTCACCAAGGCTGAGTGAGCGCTAGGCATTCCCCCAGTGGTAACTAATACCCGTGCGTCTAATTTACGATGTATGACTAGGGAGACAAAAACTTTCAACACCTGGGCGATTAAGCAAGCTCCCAGAGCAATTAAGAGTACATGATTATTAAAAACTGGACCAATATCTGACATGAGGTTCCTAACTCAAGTTATTGGGCATTGGGCATGGGGGTTGGGGAGCAGAGGAGCAGAGGAGCAGAGGAGCAGAGGAGATGGGAGATAGTAAGTTGGCGATGAATTTAAGTTTTCTATTACCTATTACCTATTACCTATTCCCTCTTCCTTCTTCCCTCTTCCTTCTTCCCTCTTCCTTCTTCCCTCTTCCTTCTTCCTTATTTCTAGCGATCGCGATTGGTAATATAATCAGCTAAAGCCAATAGAGGAATAGCAGCAGTCCCAAAGGGAGCAAGTTCGGCTTTGGCGGCAGCAATCAACTCCTGAGCTTGGATTTTCGATGCTTCTAACCCCCATAAACTAGGATAGGTTACTTTTTGAGCCTGCAAATCTTTTCCAGCCGTTTTTCCTAATTCAGCTTGAGTAGCTGTAATATCGAGAATATCATCAATTATTTGGAAAGATAAGCCAATATTTTGCGCGTAACGAGATAATTTACCAATTTGCTCCTCTGTTGCTCCAGCTAAAATCGCTCCACATACCACGCAAGCTTCTAATAATGCTCCGGTTTTATGGTTGTGAATATAGCTGAGAGTTTCAACTGTGACATCAGACTTGCCTTCTGATTGTAAATCTACTACCTGTCCGCCGACTAATCCAGCCGCACCCACAGCACGAGCTAAATGAGCGATCGCCTGTAAAATTTGTTGAGGGGGGACATTTAGAGTGGCTCTAGCAATATATTCAAAAGCGTAAGCTAGCAGTCCATCTCCTGCCAAAATCGCGATATCATCTCCATAAACTTTATGATTAGTTAATTTACCTCGCCGATAGTCGTCATTATCCATAGCAGGTAAGTCATCATGGATTAAAGACATGGTGTGAATCATTTCTAGAGCGCAAGCGGTGGGCATTGCCATCTCTATAGTGCCACCCATCATCTCACAAGTTGCCAGACACAAAATCGGACGCAACCGCTTCCCACCAGCTAGAAGGGAATAGCGCATCGATTCGTAGATAGTTTCGGGATAGACAACTGGTAGAGAATTAGCTAAAGCTGCTTCGACTTGGGTTTGATTGGTTTTGAGGTAGTTAGATAAGTCAAAATCTGTTGGGAAAGGGGGGTTAGCAACTTGGATTTCTGTGGTACTCATGGATGTTTCTGGCAGACAATAGGCGATAGTTTAGACTTGGTGACGGTTTTTGTAGCTGAGGACGGTATTTTCTAATAACATAGCGACAGTCATCGGTCCTATACCCCCAGGTACAGGAGTGATATACTCGGCGACACGGCGGACATTTTCAAAGTCTACATCTCCAACTAGACGAGATTTACCGCTATCATCTGTGATGCGGTTAATTCCGACATCTATTACCACAGCTTGGGGTTTAACCATATCTTGGGTAATCATTTGGGGACGACCAACTGCTGCCACTAGGATATCAGCACTGCGGGTAATTTCGGCTAAGTTAGGCGATCGCGAATGGGCTATAGTAACTGTGGCATTGGCTTCTAGTAGCATCAAGGCAACGGGTTTACCAACTAAAATACTTCTCCCTACTACTACGGCGTGTTTTCCAGCTATCTCTATTTTCTCATGCTCTAACAACCGCATTACGCCTGCGGGGGTACAACTTCTTAAACCTGGTTCTCCTCTAACTAAATGTCCTAAATTGATAGGATGAAGTCCATCTGCGTCTTTCTCTGGCGCTATAGTCTGTAGTAGACTATCTGCATCCAAGCCTGCTGGTAAAGGTAACTGAACTAGAATCCCATCTACCGTTTCATTTTGATTGAGGCTTTGAATTAATTCGGCTAACTCTGTTTGACTAGTCGTCGAGGGTAAATGTTTTCCTAGGGAAGCAATACCTACGTGAGCGCAAGAGCGTTCCTTATTCCGCACGTAAGCGGCGCTAGCTGGATTATCTCCGACCATAACTACGGCTAATCCTGGTGGACGACCGATTTGTGGTTGAAGTTGCTCAATTTCTTGGCGTAACTGGGTTTGGATTTGCTCGGCGAGAGCTTTTCCATCTAAAATCTTGGCAGTAGAGGAGTCCACGATCGATGTGTTGGTATTAAGAGCATTAACTCAGAGATACCATTTCCGTTGTCAGCAGAGCAATACCTAATGAGTCATTCACCCCAAATTGAAGTTGCGATCGCTATTCTATATACTCCCCAAGGCTTTTTGATGCAGTTGCGCGATAATATTCCTGGAATCATTTATCCTGGTTGTTGGGGTTTGTTTGGCGGTCATCTAGAGCCTGGAGAAACACCAGAATCAGCTTTAATTAGGGAATTAAACGAAGAAATTGGTTATCAACCTGCTACTTATACTAAGTTCAATTTTTACGCTGATGAAAGGGTATTGCGCCATGTTTTTGCTGCGCCTTTAGTTGTAGATATTAAACAGTTAAATCTGCAAGAAGGTTGGGATTTTGGTTTACTAACTGTCGCGGATATTGAATGTGGTTATTGTTATTCACCAGTAGCTCAGCAAGTACGTCCTTTAGGAAAAGTTCACCAGAGAATCATGTTAGATTTTACCGAGCGATCGCCCTCAATTCAAACTTAGTTTAACACCTCCAGGAGGAGCAAAAACTAACCCGCGTCTGGTTGGTGACAAACGCTTGTTTTCTAACAAATTAAGGGAGTAATGAGCTAAGATTGTGGTGAGAACTAACTTCATTTCAAATAGAGCCAATACCATTCCTAAACAACGTCGATGTCCGCCTCCAAAAGGTAAGTATTCATAGGGAGAAAACTGACGTTCTAAAAATCTTTCTGGGCGGAATTGTTGGGGTTCTAGATAAATGTCTGGGCGATGATGAACTAAATAAATTGATACAGCTAAACCTGTACCTTTAGGAACTTGGTAATTCATTAGTTTCATCGGTTGCTGCAAAATCCTAGAAAAAGTGAAAAATGCGACAGGACAAATTCTTAAAGTTTCAGAGCAAACAGCATTTAGATATGGCAGTTTCACAATTTCGTTAGGATCTAATGTTGCCAGATTCAGGGAGTTAATTTCTGCTAATAA contains:
- the crtE gene encoding geranylgeranyl diphosphate synthase CrtE — protein: MSTTEIQVANPPFPTDFDLSNYLKTNQTQVEAALANSLPVVYPETIYESMRYSLLAGGKRLRPILCLATCEMMGGTIEMAMPTACALEMIHTMSLIHDDLPAMDNDDYRRGKLTNHKVYGDDIAILAGDGLLAYAFEYIARATLNVPPQQILQAIAHLARAVGAAGLVGGQVVDLQSEGKSDVTVETLSYIHNHKTGALLEACVVCGAILAGATEEQIGKLSRYAQNIGLSFQIIDDILDITATQAELGKTAGKDLQAQKVTYPSLWGLEASKIQAQELIAAAKAELAPFGTAAIPLLALADYITNRDR
- a CDS encoding NUDIX hydrolase, which encodes MSHSPQIEVAIAILYTPQGFLMQLRDNIPGIIYPGCWGLFGGHLEPGETPESALIRELNEEIGYQPATYTKFNFYADERVLRHVFAAPLVVDIKQLNLQEGWDFGLLTVADIECGYCYSPVAQQVRPLGKVHQRIMLDFTERSPSIQT
- a CDS encoding divergent PAP2 family protein; translation: MSDIGPVFNNHVLLIALGACLIAQVLKVFVSLVIHRKLDARVLVTTGGMPSAHSALVTALAFGVGYTMGWTSSDFAIATIFAVIVMYDAAGVRQAAGKQARILNQIMDELFQEHPNFNEDRLKELLGHTPIQVIVGSILGLGIAWMAQSAY
- the folD gene encoding bifunctional methylenetetrahydrofolate dehydrogenase/methenyltetrahydrofolate cyclohydrolase FolD, which produces MDSSTAKILDGKALAEQIQTQLRQEIEQLQPQIGRPPGLAVVMVGDNPASAAYVRNKERSCAHVGIASLGKHLPSTTSQTELAELIQSLNQNETVDGILVQLPLPAGLDADSLLQTIAPEKDADGLHPINLGHLVRGEPGLRSCTPAGVMRLLEHEKIEIAGKHAVVVGRSILVGKPVALMLLEANATVTIAHSRSPNLAEITRSADILVAAVGRPQMITQDMVKPQAVVIDVGINRITDDSGKSRLVGDVDFENVRRVAEYITPVPGGIGPMTVAMLLENTVLSYKNRHQV